A region of Chelonoidis abingdonii isolate Lonesome George chromosome 8, CheloAbing_2.0, whole genome shotgun sequence DNA encodes the following proteins:
- the TENT5D gene encoding terminal nucleotidyltransferase 5D: MTEDLDHRFSCLTWDQIKILDQVLTEVIPIHGRGNFPTLEVKPKDIIHVVKEQLIEKQITVRDIRLNGSTASHILVKQNGTSYKDLDIIFGVELPSEQEFQVVKEAVLNCLLDFLPKCVNKEKITAQTMKDAYVQKMVKVSTDHDRWSLISLSNNSGKNVELKFVNSLRRQFEFSVDSFQIILDSMLNVYSDTECELTEDFHPTIIAESMYGDFNEAMDHLKYKLISTRNPEEIRGGGLLKYSNLLVRDFKPADEAEIKSLERYMCSRFFIDFPDVAEQQRKVESYLRNHFIGEEKSKYDYLMTLRGVVNESTVCLMGHERRQTLNMITILALKVLGEQNIIPNAANVTCYYQPAPYISDRNFSNYYVAHGQPPVIYQPYPFHIQMQSGMV; the protein is encoded by the coding sequence ATGACTGAAGATTTAGATCACAGATTCAGTTGTCTCACATGGGATCAGATAAAAATACTGGATCAAGTATTAACTGAAGTAATACCCATTCATGGAAGAGGAAATTTTCCAACACTCGAGGTAAAGCCAAAGGATATCATTCATGTTGTAAAGGAGCAGCTTATTGAGAAGCAAATCACTGTTAGAGACATCCGCCTGAATGGTTCAACAGCTAGTCACATCCTTGTGAAACAGAATGGAACTAGCTACAAAGACCTGGACATCATTTTTGGTGTTGAACTACCAAGTGAACAAGAATTTCAGGTTGTTAAGGAGGCAGTACTGAATTGTCTACTAGACTTTTTACCAAAATGTGTCAATAAAGAAAAGATCACTGCTCAGACTATGAAAGATGCATATGTGCAAAAGATGGTCAAAGTCTCCACTGATCACGACCGCTGGAGCCTCATCTCATTGTCAAACAACAGTGGGAAGAATGTAGAACTAAAATTTGTAAACTCACTCAGACGACAGTTTGAATTTAGCGTTGACTCCTTTCAAATAATACTGGACTCCATGTTAAATGTTTACAGTGATACAGAATGTGAATTGACAGAAGACTTTCATCCCACCATTATTGCAGAGAGCATGTATGGAGACTTCAATGAGGCAATGGaccatttaaaatacaaacttATTTCCACAAGGAACCCTGAAGAAATCAGAGGTGGAGGCCTTCTGAAATACAGCAACCTTCTGGTTCGTGACTTTAAGCCAGCAGATGAGGCTGAAATTAAATCTTTAGAACGTTATATGTGTTCCAGATTCTTCATTGATTTTCCTGATGTGGCTGAGCAGCAAAGGAAAGTTGAGTCATATTTGCGCAACCATTTCATTGGGGAAGAAAAGAGCAAGTATGACTACCTGATGACTTTGCGCGGAGTTGTAAATGAGAGCACAGTGTGTCTCATGGGACATGAACGACGACAAACTCTGAATATGATTACAATTCTTGCTTTAAAAGTACTTGGAGAACAAAACATCATCCCAAATGCAGCCAACGTAACATGCTACTATCAGCCCGCTCCATATATCAGTGACAGGAACTTCAGCAATTACTATGTTGCTCATGGACAGCCACCTGTCATCTACCAGCCATATCCATTTCATATACAAATGCAAAGTGGAATGGTTTAG